Genomic DNA from Mauremys mutica isolate MM-2020 ecotype Southern chromosome 13, ASM2049712v1, whole genome shotgun sequence:
CTCTGTACCCCCAGCCCTGTCAGTGTGCCCCCAGCTCTCCCCGTgcaccccccaacctcctgcacccctacccccacccctgtacccccagccctgccaatgcGCCCCCAGCTCTCCCCGAGCGCCCCaatctcctgcacccccagccctccccgtGCATCCCaatctcctgcacccccagatcTGCCTGCCCCTGCATCCCCCATCCCAGTACCCCCGATCTGCCTCTACACACCAGCCGCTCTgtatcccagccctgccagtgcaccccaacctcctgcacccctacccccacccctgtacccccagccctgccaatgcGCCCCCAGCTCTCCCTGTGCACCCTCAGACCCTGTACCACCAGCTCTCCCtatgcaccccaaccctgcaccaCAGCTCCACCCCTTCACCTCCAGCCCCGCCAGTGCACCCCAGCTCTCCCCATGCATCCCAGTCTCTGCATTCCACCGCTGTGCACCCTCAGCTGCTCTGCATCCCAACCTCTcagcaccccagctctgccccggcaccccaacccctgccagtgcaccccatGCACCCTCAGACCCTGTATCCCCAGCTCAccatgcaccccaatcccctgcaccccaactgtgCACCCCCATCCTtgtacccccagctctgcccctgcacaCCAGCCCCTCAGTATCGCAgccctgccagtgcaccccagctctccccaggtaCCCCCACACCTTGTACCCTAGCTCTGCccttgcacccccaacccctctgtATCCCAGTCCTGCCAGGGCATCCAGCCCGTCTTCACCCCTAGCTCTCTCCATGcacccccagaccctgcacccccaaatcTGCCCCTGGCTACACCCCAACCTACTTCACAGCTCTGCCCCTGCACACCCAGCCACTCTATATCCCAGCCCTGCAAGTGGACTCCAGCTCTCCCCATGCACCTCCACCCCAGTATCCCCAGGTCTAccgctgcaccccaacactcccCACCTGCACTCAAAAATCACCCTGTCAGTGGTTCCTGGGAGGGGCGGGGCATTGGGGGCGGGAGGTGGGGAACAGGATGAGAGGGATTTGGGGCTGCAGcgaggagagggggcaggggcggcgccaggccccagcacgacaagtgcgtgcttggggcggcaagccgcagggggcgctctgccggtcgccgggaggacggcaggcaggctgccttcggcggcatgcctgtggagggtccgctggtcccgcggctctggtggacctcctgcaggtccaccgaagccacgggaccagcgaaccctccgcaggcacgcccgcgggaggtccaccggagccgcgggaccggcgaccggcagagcgccccccgcggcatgccgccgtgcttggggcagcgaaatgtctagagccacccctgagagGGGGGCTATGGAGAGGGGGATAAACggggatgggtggcaggggaggggagagaggttgGGGTCGGAGGTGTTGAGGAATGGGACACTGGGGAGAACAGGAGCAGGGGCAACTGTTAGCCCCACATGCTCCCCACTCCTGTGTGTGCGCCCAGATGTGAGGGGTCCAGCCTGGAGGTgggacagagcccctctccctgccctccacatgtgtgtggggggatccagggggacccttcacccctctctgccccctcccaagtGCCCTTTCCTCCCAGCCTGTGTGTCGAAGGGCCCTGAAGTCCACATGCTAGGCCAAGTTTTTGGGTAATTTACCATCCTCATCTCACCAACAACTGCTGCCACCCGCTAGTGTTGGGCTGCTCACCGCCTGGACTGCAGCCACATAACCCTCAGTGTGATGGCCCGCTCCAGGGGGCTGGAAGAAGGGTGGGGTGGGCAAGCTTTTGGTCCCTTCATCATtttccaggactcctgggggcgTGAGGGGGCTGGGAAAGGCAGGGAAGAGCTTTGTGCATCTCAGCCACGATGGGACTGCCGGCGGAGCACTGCACTACCTATGTTCATGGGGAATCATGGaatgagggcagagttaaggtgacaCAGGCATCCTTAACGGTGCATTTCCTGCTGTGGCCAGGTTTCGTTTGACATGCTTCAGCATTCTGCAAAGGGACAACCTGCTGCCAGGTGGCCTGAACTCCATGTGGACGTGGATTACAGAGAGCTGGGTGTATGTGCAGGGAGATGATGGCAGCACAGGAAAGTCGCTACTCACAGTTCTTCCTATTATCCAACCCATACCCCTCTGGGCTGCGGTGAACAAAGGGTTAATGGCAGCCTAGCCCAcccagggcatgctgggaggAGTAGTCCCCCAGCAACAGGGAAGCTGGGAGTGACAGTTCTTGGCCTCTTCCCTATTAGGGTTAGGGTGTGTCTTTCCAGGACACCCCTCTTCACATTGCAGGTTGGGGGTGGGATTCAGTCATGGCACAGGGGCTGGAAGGGAGATACCAActcttccagccccctgctctaaccactagaccccactcccctcccagagctgggatagaacacAGGAGTCTTGGTGCCCAGCCTCAGCTTCCACTGGATCCCAAAGCCTAGAGTGGATTTTGAGGGTGAGGTGCAGAGGAGTCTGGGACACAGGTTACGTAgcagcagggccggggggtgcccatccctgggggcagggagagtaCCAGCTGCTCAGGGAATCCCTGGGTCACTGAGCCACCTAACTCCCTCCCGGCCCCAGGGATTGGCGCTGGGCCTGGGAGAGCCAcgggtgcaggggactggcacCTCCTGCTAAACCGGCTTTGCCGAGACCAGAGCTGTGCCCCGGGCCGAATCCAGGCCCCAAGGTGGCGCTGGGCCTGGGGGATGCTGAGACCCAGTCTGCCTTCCTGTGGGCTGAGCTGCGGGGGTCCCTGGAGGGAGGGCTCGCTGGCTACCCAGCCAGATCGCTGCCTATGGGGCTGGGGTGGGTGCCAGCTCCGCTTCAGAGCAGCTTTCGAATCCCCATTGCCTGGAACCTTGGCACATCTTCTGGAGACACTGGGTCTGGTGCATGAGCCCAACTGGTGCCTGAACTGCAgcccccctgtccccccaaaccAGCTTCTCTTATGTTCCCGAGCTTTTCCCAGCATTGCTGGGCTGGGCGTTGAGGAGGAAACCCGGGCATTGCTCCTGGTACGGTGGGGGCCACGGTATGGAGGTTGCAAGTTGAAACCTGCCCCTGCATGGAGATCTGCCCGTGGCTCTTTGCGAAGATTTATTCCAGGGAGATGTAAGCTGTGCCCAGCGGGCAGTTTAGATGGGGCTCAAAGGGCTTTTGGGAAGCAAATGAAATGCCCCATGTGACTGCTTGCCGGGAGCAGGAGGTGAATTAGCGGGCAGAGCCCAGCCAGACCATCTCTTCCTATTCCCAACCCAGGGAATCTCCGTGTGGTGTTAtgtgcagctgttccccagctgccccaccccagagctggctgcatctcagtgccaagCGAGCCacacccctgcagccccaccccagagctggctgcatctcagtgccaagCGAGCCacacccctgcagccccaccccagagctagctgcatctcagtgccaagCGAGCCacacccctgcagccccaccccagagctagctgcatctcagtgccaagCGAGCCacacccctgcagccccaccccagagctagctgcatctcagtgccaagCGAGCCacaccccagctgccccaccccagagctagctgcatctcagtgccaagCGAGCCacacccctgcagccccaccccagagctagctgcatctcagtgccaagCGAGCCacacccctgcagccccaccccagagctagctgcatctcagtgccaagCGAGCCacacccctgcagccccaccccagagctagctgcatcTCAGCACGGGGCGAACCACTCTCATGCAGGAAGCCCAGGCAAGGGGACAGCGCGGGGGACTCAGGGTGGCTTGGTGGGCTGTGATTCCTGCTCAGCATAGCCCCTCTCCACACATGGTCTGCACCCTGCGCCTCCACCGTCCCAGACACGCGAAGCAGTGAGTTCTGCAGCTCACACGGACTGATTTCCCCCTAACACCTACGGGCTCTCCCCTCCCGCATTAGAGTAATACCACATGAATCTCCGGCGCTGGCTGATGGCCTCTAAGGTACTGGGGTCCAGCTGCTGTGGGTCCATACATGATACCCGGAGGGGGCAATGCTAGAGGGCTGCCCCAGAGCCCAGTGACACCAATAGCCCCAAATTCCCCCTCCTTGGGGGCTGTCTGCTGGGTGTGGAGGGCAGTGGGCATGGTGAATGTAGCCCAGGAGAGAGGATGGGGCACCTGcctctgagatgcagccagctctggggtggggcacctGGGGAACAGCCACATATAACACTGCACAGGGATGGCTTGTCTGACGCTAGGATGCGGAACAGCTGCAGACAACACTGCAAAGAGATAGGAtgacccccatctccccccctccgccccccaggtTGTGGGCAAtaaatccagccctgctctggcacGTCCATCCAcctgcaactgcccagctgacttCCCCCCATCTGGCTGCCCCAGCTTCCttctccgccccctgcccccagggcacacGCTCCCCCCAAACGCCCCCAGCACACGCGGCTGGCCAGCAAACCACCATCACCCTGGTGGCTGCAATGCTGCACTGGCCACAATCCACCACCTGGGcacctggccccattgactccaatggagtgaGCCCATTGCAGGCAGGGCATGACTCTGGATTGACCCCAGGGatctgggagcagaacccagccctgtccccactgctgttgggagtgactccaggggcggggggcggggctcagcatCAGTCCGGGCACAAGGAGACCTGGCTGGTGTTTGTGAGTCGCTCTGCAGACAGATTTCAGCGACACCCTTGGGCCCGTTGCCCAGGTTTGCTCtggatgtgcccagccctgcaggCGATCCCTCCACTTGGCCCCTGGCCTCTCCAGTTCCACCTCCCGGCCCCACCCATGAGCATGAAACTCACCAGCACtggggaggaatggaaagtgaaACCCGGGCGGGGGAACCTTCACTTCCCAGCCGGGCGCCCAGGCAAGTTTCAATCTGACCTGGCAGCTCCTCTGCCCAGCTGGGCCTGGGCCAAGGAGGGGTCGGAGAAGTGTGAGCCCACAGAGGGGGCTGTGTGCGcagaggctggggcagcaggtacgtGGGAGCGCCCGGGATGGAGGGGGATTGGTGGCCACGGGGCAGTGGGTCGTCTGTTGGGGGCTGCTGGCACAGCCAAGGGCCAGACACAGCACTGGTGTTGGCACCAGTCACCCATTTCGGGCCCAGGGCAAGGGCGGCATTGGCTGGCCAGCACCCTGTGGAGGGGACAtctctcctcctgctcccagcccccccctaaccactagaccccactgtcctcccagagccagggatagaccccaggagtccagTCTGCTGGTGCCCGCTCTACCCACCACCCGGCGCTGTCTCTAGCAGAGCTCCAAGGCCAGGTGTGGGCCGTGAGCCATTCCTGGCCCCTCTGCGCTGCTGCGGGCTGCGCTGTCGAGCTGCCGGGAGCTCCAGGCCACGATGGGATCAGTCTTGGCTGTCTGGGGACGACTCTCAAGCAAGCTTGGTGTGCCGGTGGCCttcgggggcagagctgggaggtgcctccagccccccaccagcGACACCAAGGCAGGGGAGAGCACCAAGCTGTGCCGTGAGGGGCCTGTGGCGAGGACGGAGCCGAGACCCCCCCACCGGGGCCCACGGGGAGCCCCCCCGGAAGGCCGATGCACAGAGACCTTGTTCATTACACTGCCAGAGATGGACCTGTGGGAGCAGCTTTTGGGGGTCCTGGCGCCCTCCCTCTGGCAGGTGATGGCCAGCGGGCACTGCCAGGGGGATGCTGGCACCCTGGCCCTCTCCGGCCCCCAGGAGGCAgcactggctgccaaggtggccATCAGTGAGCTGCTGATCCTGGTGGGCAGGGCAGTGCCCTCGGTGGGCCGGTTCTTCCGTCCGTGCCCAGAGCTCAGCCTGTTCCTCGGGGAGGGAGACGGCGCCGGGCTCCGGGCAGGCGCTGTGGTGAGGCTGGGTGGCAAGTCTGACCCGGCCAGCGGGGCCAGCGTGGTGACCCGGAGGGCGCTGAGCCAGCGAGGGGCTCCTCACGCCCACCTGGAAGTCTGCTCCCCGCCAGGGGCCGTGGGACTGGCAGCCGGGGCGGTGCTGCAGACCCTGGAGGCCGCAACCCGGCTGCAGGTCACCTCCGTGGCCATCTGCGTGGACTCGGAAGGTGCGTGGCTGCTGGAGGCCGTGGCTGAGGCCATTGACACCTTCGCCTGGGGCCGCCCCACCCCCCCCCTGAGCAGCATCTCCGTGGTGGCTGCTGATGGGGCCCTGGTGGCCACCTTCCATAGGGCATGTGCCAAGCGGTGGCCGCTTGGCGAGAGCCGGCAGGAGCTGCTGGGGAATGTCCTCCGGGCCCAGGAAAGAGTCTGCACTCAGGTGGTCAGCGGGTCCCTCGCCAGCCAGAAGGTCAGTGCCTTGGttagaggggggctgggagccaggactcctgggttctatctctacACTGGGAAGGGTGTGGTTGGGAGCCAGGGCttctgggctctatccctggcactgggaggggagtgggggtctagtggttagagcaggtggggttggaagccaggactcctgagttcgatccctggcactgggaggggcgtggggtctagtggttagagcaggtggggttggaagccaggactcctgggttcgatccctggcactgggaggggagtggggtctagtggttagaacgggggcgggggaaagggagccaggattcctgggttctatccctagcaCCTTCTTTCCCAGCTGCTCTGTAGGAAGACAGTCTCTCTAGGGCTCACCTTGTTTGGAGCCCCCCAGGGCCGTTGTCCCCAGGCCCAGAGGGGGGAGCGGTGAGCCCCCAAGAAGTCGATCCAAGCATCTGTTGACGCTCCTTGGCTCTGTGTTGGGGACAGACGGATGTGCTGGTGCTGCCGGTGGCGCTGGAGACGGATGGGCTGGAGTGGTGCCCTCAGGAGGTCCGGGCCCTGGCCGAGAGggcgctgggagctgcaggccacAGCGGGGAGCTCCAACCGGGGAAGGTGCTGACGGTGCCAGGCACGGCCCTCCCGGATCTGCACTGCAAAGCGCTGTACCTTGTGCAGCTGGATGGcgaggcactgcagcagcagggggcgccagagGTAATGGGGGGCCACCTCATACCCCACGGATCTCTGCTGTAGCCCCTGGATCTCCCCCGCTACCCAGCTCCACTAGATGCCTGGGACAGGACATAGCAAGGGGTTTAGGTGCCTAGACAGGCCTTAGCAAATCTAAGGGCCAATGAGGCGCCACTCTGTCTTTAGGCTCCTAAACCCCTTGGTACAGCACTATCACGCTCTAGAGCAGGTCGGCAGTTCTCCACCCAGCATTGTTCCAAACCAAACAGCGTCCTGGAGAAATTGACGTATTTCAGTTTTTCATAGAAAAGCCCATAAACCGTAAAGTTGTGGCAAACATTTTCCCTCCACCGTAGCTGGTTTGTTAGGGAAAATCAGAATCttttcatggaatcatagaatatcagggttggaagggccctcaggaggtcatctagtccaaccccctgctcaaagcaggaccaacaccaactatataatcccagccagggctttgtcaagccgggccttaaaaacctctaaggctggagattccaccacctccctagggaacccattccagtgcttcaccaccctccttttCTCTAAGTCCTAAGAAAATCGGAAAGTCTTTCTTTCCCCAAAACggattctcccccccacccccgcccccgaaaCTGAAACGTTTGACCAAAACctgaacataagaacacaagaacggccagaccgggtcagaccaaaggtccatctagcccagtatcctatctgctgacagtggccaaggccaggtgccccagaggaaatgaacagaacagggaatcatcaagtgatccatcccctgtcgcccattcccagcccctggcaaacagaggctagggacacccttcctggttaatagccattgttTTACCATTTTGTTTTAACATCAGCAGGTTTTGTAAACTGAACATTTGTGCTGAGCCCCCAGAGGTGTCACTGAAAAGCAGCTGGGTTGCTGGAAGCAGTTTCTGAAAATGAATTTTTCCCCtccaaaaatgaaactttttactGACGCCGTTGCTATGGGCAGTTTCTGAAAAGCAAAAATATGTCTTGAAAACCAAAAGAACTTGCCAGTGGGCTCCCAGGTTCCCTGGCATCCATAGAGACTTCCAGGGGAGAAAAGCCTGGGAGTTCTCACGGGTTAATGAAGCCGGAAAAAAAAGGCGTTAGGTCATCCTTGAAGCGAATCCTAAATACCTTGTGTTTCTTAACCTCTCTCGCCAGCTAGCTGCCGCATAACGGACAGACCTCACCCATCTGTCTCCTCTCCCCTCGAGTTCCCACTTCCAGAACTGGAGGCCTCGCTGAAGGAATATCAGCTTACTTctctgatagatagatagatagatagatagatagatagatagatagatggggtatatggggatagatagatagatagatagatagatagatagatagatagatagatagatagatagagggggtatatggggatagatagatagatagatagatagatagatacatggGAGAATCTTCCTGCATATTCCCATAATCTATTTCCCCGTTGTTCTCGGTCCCTGCAGGTCATGCGCCAGATGGTGCGAAGCTGCCTCTGTTCCGTGTACGGCGCGTTCCTGGAGTCCGTGTCCTTCCCGCTGCTAGGGGCCGGTCAGATCCTGCCGGCTATGCTGGAGGAAGtcagctgcttcctggagcacCATCCCAACACCTGGATGAAACTGGTGCAAATCGTCCACCCGCTGGGGCTGCCGGCTCCTTGCCCGGTAAATGGGGCAGATCACctgggggagggtttgggggttgcagggcaggactcctaggttccatCCCTGGCTTTGGAGGGGGGTGTAATGGTTAGAGctcaggggttggggcagtctgggagtcaggactcctgggtcctatccccagctctgggacatGCGTGGCTCATAAATAAACGGACCCCTTTCTTGCCCTCCCTGGCAGGTGGCTGAAGAGCCCAGCACTCCGGCTGGTAAGAGCCCAGGACTCTCCCGGGTGCGCTGAGCGTGATACTGGTGACCCCGGGCCGTTACCTGCGTtccagggcctgtggcagagcgccctctgctggacCTGCCACGGTGGCTAAGTTTGGGCTCGCacctggggcctctgggctcAGCAGGTTGCAGCAGCATCTCTCCCCTTGGCCTCTCCAGCGCAGACACCGCTCCCCGCTGCTCCCCAGAAATGGGGCCCCCAGGAGCAGCACCGACCCCCCAAGTCTCTCCAGCCATGGGCTGCTGCGGACCACCCCCCACTCGCAGCCCCCCTGgcctcccaccaccccagggaGAAGGCAGCTGGGTGGGTGCCGTGCCCCAGCACCAGCTGTGTGACTCAGGCCGGGAGCCATCAAAGGCAGCAGTTGCCAACCTCTTGTTTGGGTTCCCGGGGGGTGGGCATGTCCCCGGTTCCCCAGATcaccagggccagccatgctgaaATGCTGCATCGCCACCGCAGCCCTGACTGCtggggggagagcgccccctgcggaaGTCCTGCTCCctgtagcacagcgccccctagtgttgCAACGGGGCCAGCACTGATTGTTGGGGGagggcaccccctgctgagcccccccccagcgccattTGAGGTATTTCGGAAGGACTCAAGGGTCTGTAACCCCCCCCATGTACCTTGATCCCCCCCATTGTACCGTCTACGGCAGTCGGATGCCCAACCCCCCAGGGccagtcccctcccagctccctggcGGGTCCCAGCCGTTCTCCTCTCTCCCCGCAGAGGCCGTGGGGTTCTGCTGGCCAGAACACCCCCTCTTTCTTCGCTATGTGGACGAGAGCCCGGCCGTGCAGCAAGAGTTCAAGAGGCGCCTGGAGGAGGCCGGCTACGGGTTCCGGGCCTGTCCCCACTGGGGAATCCTGAGCTTCCTGGCAGTGGCCAGCCCCGAGGAGCCATGCGGCTGGGAAGCGGCATTTCGCTCGGTGCGCCAGCGTTACATGGTGCATCACGAGGGCCGGGAGGACCTGCTGGAGGCCCTGGCTGCCGAGCCGTCCCTGGTGGAGGAGTTCGGGTCCATCCGGGTCTATGACGGGGAGGACTTTGTCGGCTTGGCCAGGGAGATGGCACCGTTCCTCCGGTGCCTGGCTGTGAGGGCCTTCCAGAGGCAGCTGGTGAGCCGGGAGTACCCGGCCGAACCACTGCCCAGGTGGGTCATCGTCAAGGACGTGGTGGAGAaggagctccctgccccccacgtcAGCATGGAGCTTCGACAGGGCGCCCCAGCTATCATCACCTTCCAGGGACCCCGCCGGCAGGTGGCCGAGGCGGAGAGCCGgtgccagcagctgctcagggcGTTCCGGGTCCTGTCGGTGCCCGTCTCGCCTCTCCAGGCGCGCTTCATCCAGGAGCACCGAGAGGATGTCTTCACCCCCAGCTTCTTCCTGGACCGGGGCATCGCCGCCGTCCTAGAGCTCCCCACTGCTGTCTCAGGGACCGAGCTGGCCTGGGACCTCCATGCTGGGCTGGCGCCCTCTGAGGGCGTCTCGgtggctgggctggagcaggggaagcTGCAGCATGCGGCGGAGCTCCTGGGGGGCCTGGTGGGCTGCCGGACGGTGCCAATCGAGGAGGGCGTGCACTGGGCCACACAGGGTCAGGagtgggctgagctgctggcCGGGCTGGGCGCCCAGCGGGACGTGGCCTTGCACTGTGCCGCGAGCCGGGCGCAGCTGGTGGTAGTGGGCTTCCAGCCCTACGTGGCCCAGGCGGAGGCGGCCGTCCAGGAGTATCTGCAGAGTAATTCACTGGCTGAGGAGCGGCTGGACGTCCCCCGGCTGGAGCTGGCAGAAGCTGGGGCAGAGCTGCTGCGCTTGATGGCCTGGGAACACCTCCAGGTCACCCTCcagctgcaccccaacactcgGGTGCTGTCCCTGCGGCTGCGGGGCCTCCTGCGCCACCTGCGGCTGGCCAGAAGGGCCATCAAGGCTGACCTGGACTCCCTGGTGTTGGGCACGGTGCCCATCAGGGGCCGGGCCTTGGGCGAGTacctctgtggggagggggcgacCCTCCTGCAGGACTTGGCTCAGCAGCTCCGCTGCGTGGTGAGCCTGCGAGGAGCCCCCCCTACAAATGGCCCCTCCAGCACCGGTGGGCAggtgagagctgtggggggcaggttgCCCAGGGTTGCCGGGTTTGTCAGAGTCAGAGACCTGGGAGCTGGCGCTACGAGAACTGGGGAGGGGGCGGTCTGGGCTGAGAggacaggactcctgggatctGTCTCATGTCTGAAAGGGCAGTGAGGTCtagtgggtggagcaggggggctgggagctaggactcctgggttctctgccggctctgggaggggagtggggtctagggggtggagcagcgggggctgggagctaggactcctgggttctctgccggctctggaaggggagtggggtctagtggttagagtgggagcTGGGGCGGTGTGTGTgggttcctgggttctattctctgctttgccccagacttcctgcctccctccccctctttgtgcctcagtttctgggtcTGCGAACCTGGTGAGTGGCCCATCCCCCCCGGCCAGGTGTCTGTgtccctgggcagggcagggcatctGAGGCTGGGCACGGGGCTTTGGGGGAGCAGCACGGCCATGGGCTGCATGGAGGTGCCGGTGCCCCCTGTGCTCTCTTCACCCAGCTCTGTCCTTCTCCTCAGGGCGCAGCGCCGCAGGCTCCCGAAGCCCCAAGGAAGCCCCTGAAGGTGCCGGCAGGTAAGAGCAACGCAAGGACCTGGAGGACTGGGCTGCACTGCCAGGCCATAGCCCCCTGCTAACctagccctgggccccctccagctctgccagtacCCGCTGCCCCTGCTAACCGAGCCCCATGGGTGCTGACCCACTTATTCAGGACTCCTCTCTGCATTCCCAGGGGCCCCCAAGGGGCTGGAGCTCCGCGTGCTCGGCCGAGAGCCTGACGTGGGCCGGGTGAAGGCAGCCGTGGCCGGCTTCGTGGCCCTGTTCCACGACGAAAGTATCTGCAACGTGGAGCTGGTGGCCGTTGGCACCCAGGCCCTGCGGGAGCTCGGCCAGGCCTCGCTGTACCAGTTCCCCGTCAGTCTCCGGCGCCTGCCAGGCAATGTGCTGCGGGTGCGGGGCGCCTGGGAGGACGTGGCCAAGGCCGTGGCCGCTGTCCATGCCAGGATCCAGGCTGCCCAGCGCCAGCGGGTGGAGGCCGAGGTGCTGTATGGGCTGGTCAAGTGGCAGCACCTGGCCCTGGCCGGTTGGCGTCCCCTCAGTGTGGCCACCAACCAGCGGCTGGAGACGGCGTACGCCAGCGGGGAGCGCCGGGTGGAGATCGAGTGGGACGGACAGCGGGCGGAGATCGACCTGCTCAAGGCAGTGGCCGTTGTGCGGGGCACTGGGGCCCCCATCCATCTCCGCCGGGAGATCTGCCTGTGGGGTGAGAGGAACCGAACCCCTTCCAAAGACACCTCCACAGCTGCCCCCACTGCTGGACAGGAGGGCACCAGCTCCCATCCGACCTCAGGGGactgggactggggcagggactggggcccggggcctttcccctcccaggggcgccagctcccatccggccccagggcaggggctgggcctggtgCGGTTCCCCACTGATGGACCCCATCTCTCGTTGCAGACAGGTGCCTCGCCCCACACTGGGAGCCCATGGGCGAGAGTCTGGTGAGGCTGGTGGAGCTGGCGAAGGGCTCGGAAGAGTACCGGGAGGTGGCCGAGGGGTTCAAGCGGACGGCCCCGGGCTACTGCATCCTCAATGTgagtgtgaggagctggggctgAGAGACACCCCCTGTGGGTCCTAGAGCCCAGTCAGTGGGAAGGGGGATCTCTCCTAGCCCCAgctgggcgggtggggggggggactcagTGAGGGGGAGcttccctggccctgcctggagggggGGACGGACGTCCTTGGAGGGCTGTCCACGGGGGCAGGAAGGCCAGATGGACGCGGCCATTGGGGGTGTCCCCTGACAGAACTGCAGGGGATTGAGGACCCAGGACGGAAGCTCGGGCCAGGGCGGGATGGGAAGACCCTGAAAGGCTGGGTGCCCCCCCACACCACATGGGGGTGCCCTTAGCAGTTCCTGGCCATGCCCCCCGC
This window encodes:
- the LOC123348363 gene encoding uncharacterized protein LOC123348363, with the protein product MGSVLAVWGRLSSKLGVPVAFGGRAGRCLQPPTSDTKAGESTKLCREGPVARTEPRPPHRGPRGAPPEGRCTETLFITLPEMDLWEQLLGVLAPSLWQVMASGHCQGDAGTLALSGPQEAALAAKVAISELLILVGRAVPSVGRFFRPCPELSLFLGEGDGAGLRAGAVVRLGGKSDPASGASVVTRRALSQRGAPHAHLEVCSPPGAVGLAAGAVLQTLEAATRLQVTSVAICVDSEGAWLLEAVAEAIDTFAWGRPTPPLSSISVVAADGALVATFHRACAKRWPLGESRQELLGNVLRAQERVCTQVVSGSLASQKTDVLVLPVALETDGLEWCPQEVRALAERALGAAGHSGELQPGKVLTVPGTALPDLHCKALYLVQLDGEALQQQGAPEVMRQMVRSCLCSVYGAFLESVSFPLLGAGQILPAMLEEVSCFLEHHPNTWMKLVQIVHPLGLPAPCPVAEEPSTPAEAVGFCWPEHPLFLRYVDESPAVQQEFKRRLEEAGYGFRACPHWGILSFLAVASPEEPCGWEAAFRSVRQRYMVHHEGREDLLEALAAEPSLVEEFGSIRVYDGEDFVGLAREMAPFLRCLAVRAFQRQLVSREYPAEPLPRWVIVKDVVEKELPAPHVSMELRQGAPAIITFQGPRRQVAEAESRCQQLLRAFRVLSVPVSPLQARFIQEHREDVFTPSFFLDRGIAAVLELPTAVSGTELAWDLHAGLAPSEGVSVAGLEQGKLQHAAELLGGLVGCRTVPIEEGVHWATQGQEWAELLAGLGAQRDVALHCAASRAQLVVVGFQPYVAQAEAAVQEYLQSNSLAEERLDVPRLELAEAGAELLRLMAWEHLQVTLQLHPNTRVLSLRLRGLLRHLRLARRAIKADLDSLVLGTVPIRGRALGEYLCGEGATLLQDLAQQLRCVVSLRGAPPTNGPSSTGGQGAAPQAPEAPRKPLKVPAGAPKGLELRVLGREPDVGRVKAAVAGFVALFHDESICNVELVAVGTQALRELGQASLYQFPVSLRRLPGNVLRVRGAWEDVAKAVAAVHARIQAAQRQRVEAEVLYGLVKWQHLALAGWRPLSVATNQRLETAYASGERRVEIEWDGQRAEIDLLKAVAVVRGTGAPIHLRREICLWDRCLAPHWEPMGESLVRLVELAKGSEEYREVAEGFKRTAPGYCILNIQRVQNRVLWVSYCWQRRWMEEKNPPGELNERLLYHGTRPENRRSIQEIGLRITCRKVGIYGQGLYFAAEAARSADYAKPDAHGHRFMFQVRVLTGQFTQGKEDMVLPPEKPDGGGRYDSVVNVVSRPSIFVTFFDDLTYPEYLITFRGTRPPLN